The following are encoded in a window of Cydia strobilella chromosome 1, ilCydStro3.1, whole genome shotgun sequence genomic DNA:
- the LOC134747244 gene encoding sodium channel protein Nach-like, with amino-acid sequence MKYNVFLEKIENIVDKAENIKKSHISELMLSLTPTCDESLIKCSWKGEVQDCNRLFRTQITQFGFCCTFNYYNTEAGRKAEDLDDPLDEPYILEYHEAGPYYGLTLVVNANTHEYLYTTRQSYGFDVLFFDRYDYADQTAGGLVHRVVSLGSQYDMELHPYAYYSTSDIKRFPIEKRQCKFADEMQNEYHNHYSLSNCLVRCRMRTLERLCNCVPFFLPRRSNVSACTLEELYCQNKYSQKLLFVYPPEDLPGLELERENSLNCPICLADCSVTKYNVISNRLLCDGAIEFAKDLDLNDHNISIIRIFYLNPTLPLFREDVTYHWYELISYLGGLCGFFTGFSMISLAEFFYYIFIRLSYILVENFRRYG; translated from the coding sequence ATGAAGTACAATGTTTTCcttgaaaaaattgaaaacatagTGGACAAAGCTGAAAATATTAAGAAGAGTCACATATCCGAATTGATGCTCTCACTGACACCAACCTGCGACGAGAGTTTAATTAAATGTAGCTGGAAAGGAGAAGTTCAAGATTGCAATCGTTTGTTTAGAACGCAAATTACCCAATTCGGCTTCTGTTGCACATTTAACTACTACAATACTGAAGCAGGCAGAAAGGCAGAAGACCTTGATGATCCTCTTGATGAGCCTTATATATTGGAGTATCACGAAGCAGGGCCCTACTACGGCCTCACCTTAGTGGTTAACGCAAACACACACGAGTATCTTTACACAACACGTCAAAGCTACGGTTTTGACGTTCTATTCTTTGATCGATACGATTACGCTGATCAAACTGCTGGCGGGCTAGTCCACAGAGTAGTATCATTAGGCTCCCAGTATGATATGGAACTCCATCCATACGCTTACTACTCGACATCAGACATCAAACGATTTCCTATTGAGAAAAGACAATGCAAATTTGCTGATGAAATGCAAAATGAGTACCACAACCATTATAGCTTGAGTAATTGTCTAGTGCGGTGCAGAATGAGAACTCTAGAGAGACTTTGCAACTGTGTGCCTTTTTTTCTGCCAAGAAGGAGTAACGTTTCAGCATGCACATTGGAAGAGCTGTATTGTCAGAATAAATACAGCCAAAAACTTTTATTCGTATATCCTCCTGAGGATTTACCAGGTTTAGAGTTAGAACGGGAAAATTCTCTAAATTGCCCGATATGTCTCGCTGATTGCTCCGTTACAAAATATAATGTTATTAGCAATAGATTACTGTGTGATGGCGCGATTGAGTTCGCCAAAGACCTTGATTTAAATGATCACAATATATCTATAATCCGTATATTTTATCTTAATCCTACATTGCCACTATTCAGAGAGGACGTGACGTATCATTGGTATGAATTAATTAGCTACTTAGGTGGGCTATGCGGATTTTTTACTGGATTTTCTATGATAAGTCTAGCTGAATTCTTTTACTACATCTTCATACGTCTTAgttacattttagttgaaaattttAGACGATATGGTTAA
- the LOC134741685 gene encoding engulfment and cell motility protein 1 has protein sequence MSTKPLKMPAATRDSTILKIAVEMLNAPDKVPQLIEFDQSQPLSSIIQLLCKPWGLPDPDNYALQFSESNNQNYITEKNRNEIKNGSVLRLEQSPAKTVQEILYKINNGNEIEQGNALTKLSSLSSDLTFALEFINKKGLTLIICNIESGKFKGTCLKHALVTFVELMDHGIISWDILENQFINKVASFVSNQSTAQDPKVIQSCLSILENIVLNSSGKNSQVEKEITIPSLISQLQNPNQDEVKVIQQNTIALINAILAKADLTKRKTIAATLSSKQVRNVIYDNLVGVLAVQAQDTELAHQLYVLQTLLLGLLEPKMRQRADSQEQESQEKIKELRKIAFENDNNFNIEVTTRRQLGSFSKDFKKLGFKCEIDPIKDFNETPPGMLALDCMLYFARNYPEDYTKIVLENSCRADEHECPFGKTSVELVKQLCDILHIGEPPSEQGQTYHPMFFTHDHPFEELFCICIVLLNKTWKEMRATSEDFVKVSSVVREQISRALAVSPKGFDKFRQKVNQLTYAEITQIWQTERTNREVWESHARPIVELKEKITPEIIDLIQQQRLGVLVGGTRFKKYSSRGQRVKDKFWYVRLSPNHKVLHHGDCDEKSTPSLEELGNKLSVADIKSVVTGKDCPHMKDLRGRKINPSLAFSLILKSAEVTSLDFVAPDEQIFDYWTDGVNALLKEKMTSKSYENDLETLLSMDIKVRLLDAEGIDIPQDPPQIPDEPEDYDFYYDNN, from the coding sequence atgtctacTAAGCCATTGAAGATGCCTGCAGCGACGAGGGATTCGACTATACTTAAGATTGCGGTGGAAATGCTAAATGCTCCCGATAAGGTTCCTCAGTTGATAGAATTCGACCAAAGCCAACCCTTATCAAGCATTATTCAGCTCCTCTGCAAGCCGTGGGGTCTCCCAGATCCCGATAACTATGCGTTGCAGTTCTCGGAGAGCAACAACCAGAACTACATCACCGAGAAGAATCGCAATGAGATCAAGAACGGGTCCGTGCTACGTTTGGAGCAGTCGCCAGCGAAAACTGTGCAGGAGATACTGTATAAAATTAACAATGGAAATGAAATCGAGCAAGGTAATGCTCTCACTAAACTCTCTAGCCTAAGCAGTGACCTCACTTTCGCGCTTGAATTCATTAACAAAAAGGGTTTGACcttaataatttgtaatattgAATCTGGAAAATTCAAAGGTACTTGTCTGAAGCATGCTCTAGTTACTTTTGTTGAGCTTATGGACCATGGTATCATTTCCTGGGATATACTGGAGAATCAGTTCATTAATAAAGTGGCAAGTTTTGTCAGTAACCAAAGCACAGCCCAAGATCCTAAAGTCATTCAGTCCTGCTTGTCTATTCTCGAGAATATTGTTCTCAACAGCTCAGGAAAGAATTCCCAGGTTGAAAAAGAAATAACCATTCCAAGTTTGATCTCCCAATTGCAAAATCCTAATCAAGATGAAGTTAAAGTTATTCAACAAAATACTATTGCTCTCATCAATGCTATATTGGCCAAAGCTGATCTAACTAAAAGAAAAACTATTGCTGCAACATTGTCATCAAAACAGGTCCGTAATGTAATTTATGACAATTTGGTTGGTGTATTGGCCGTTCAAGCACAAGATACAGAGCTGGCGCACCAGCTGTATGTGCTACAGACACTTTTACTTGGCCTGCTTGAACCCAAAATGAGACAGAGAGCTGATTCACAAGAGCAGGAATCACAGGAAAAGATAAAAGAGCTAAGGAAAATTGCATTTGAAAATGATAACAATTTCAACATAGAAGTTACAACAAGACGTCAGCTTGGTAGCTTCTCAAAAGACTTTAAGAAACTTGGGTTTAAATGTGAGATTGATCCAATAAAAGATTTTAATGAAACACCTCCTGGTATGTTGGCCTTGGACTGTATGCTGTATTTTGCAAGAAACTATCCCGAAGACTACACAAagattgttttagaaaacagCTGCAGAGCTGATGAACATGAATGTCCATTTGGTAAAACTAGTGTAGAACTTGTGAAGCAGCTGTGTGACATATTGCACATTGGAGAGCCACCAAGTGAGCAGGGCCAAACATACCACCCTATGTTCTTTACCCATGACCATCCTTTTGAGGAACTATTCTGTATTTGCATAGTCCTTCTTAACAAAACATGGAAGGAGATGAGAGCAACCTCAGAGGACTTTGTAAAAGTGTCCAGTGTTGTGAGAGAACAGATAAGCAGGGCACTGGCAGTCTCGCCTAAAGGTTTTGACAAGTTTCGTCAGAAGGTTAACCAACTGACCTATGCAGAGATCACACAGATTTGGCAGACTGAGAGAACTAATAGAGAAGTTTGGGAGTCACATGCTAGACCTATTGTTGAGCTGAAAGAAAAAATAACCCCAGAAATTATTGATCTGATCCAACAGCAAAGATTGGGGGTACTAGTAGGTGGGACTAGATTCAAAAAGTATTCATCAAGAGGGCAGAGGGTTAAGGATAAATTTTGGTATGTCCGACTGTCCCCTAACCATAAAGTTCTCCATCATGGAGATTGTGATGAAAAAAGCACACCAAGTTTAGAAGAGCTTGGTAACAAACTGTCAGTAGCAGACATAAAGAGTGTCGTAACAGGAAAAGATTGCCCACACATGAAAGATTTACGAGGCAGAAAAATAAACCCAAGCTTGGCTTTCTCCCTGATACTCAAATCTGCTGAAGTGACTTCTTTAGACTTTGTGGCCCCAGATGAGCAGATATTTGACTATTGGACAGATGGTGTTAATGCTCTACTAAAGGAAAAGATGACAAGTAAATCATATGAAAATGATCTTGAAACTTTGTTGTCAATGGATATAAAAGTGCGTCTACTCGATGCAGAGGGCATTGACATCCCACAGGACCCTCCACAGATACCTGATGAACCTGAAGATTACGACTTTTACTATGATAATAATTAA